acttggaaaaagaaatgcaaaatctttcctccatcagtcatatgacatctcaatgccactaagatatatcttatttattttttccaccttttcaattctcaacattgtcccatatttgaattaacctaatttaaagttaaaatcttttacttcatattttaaaaagtttgcaagttctacactaccatctagtttaattcctcagaaaaatcttttctcctatgaacaacgaaaaatccaggatggaatgtaacaatattatgaaaaggatagttgttgctgctcaccaaatggtgaagatgctgagtcacagaaaggcacaacaaaaagactgtcggactcatctttcgggcaacaagggccttttcaaaagcgcgcgcgcacactcgctcacaaacacacacacaaatgtagcaactatcctttttataatattttatctattgctacttcgaaattcaaatgtgcaacaaagtttaaaagcagagaccaacataaagacctcatagcattccatctcgaggatcagaaatgacggagcttatttgtattttacacagacaaagagctatctaaaattcaaataaaccgtcatttcttacccttcaaatggaaagttataatgtgtttaagacatatcttgtaaggcttttggcatcgttcttcgctattgtttggaagttgatggcactgctaatgggagaccaccaacttcaggatttgctaattgcaaatcttgcacacagttgctcagtgattcaagtactttttgtaatgtttcgctgttgctgcagttgtatgtgagattataaatctgtttacacagctcccttgcttcaaactgctgcaaaggaatattctgggtttgaacaacaccatctgtatttgctgcctcgacagcctcctcaacctcgacagcctcctcaacctcgacagcctcctcagctgcttcaactgcctcctcaacagcttcgtcactactactgccttcatatgaaattactgaagagccacttctaaagcccaccccatacatttcatcaagacagattaatggactagtcttataactttctggcattttatcaaaaccccactctgggtaaaaaataaagattgcacagaaatgcttgcatgggtatttatatctccgaaaatcttcacatatgcaatctggtatatcaaagtttacaacataattacagtttttggactttgcactctccacacaaaatgaaccatccgatctcctactcactgatcttgcagttaactcaacttttgctgatgcatatcgctgcatgacatgtttcacaaacttgtttgtttttttatgcaaaaacagtggaacatcattgttataagctttgatggcagaattctgcagacagtactttctaattaggcttggaagaaactggtttattataaccttagtaaccccagttaaagtcctgtctgaattgtgtttaaggaaaaaatgtttcacaaCCTTGTTCATGGCTCCAACTCCATTTGTAGTGTCAATAGTTGCAAATCTGCCCTTGTCCTCATACGCTTTCACCCATCTTTCACATACCGTTAGCCATTGCTGTTGAAAGTATGGTCATGCACGCTCGTTTCTCCGAGAAACCTCATGCGTACGCAACTCTTCTATGCGATCTCTAAGTTCtctctctgttggtgattctgaaatttcttgccacatatccagaaatgtcttcatgtcatttggtacacgtagattatccttttttttcaaccatcttccccatgcctgttttcgatggaaaaggcacaagtaaacttttgtctgagggaatgcttgctcaattgcatttatctctgactccgagaaatcagtaacccaatagaggggattccaatccttgttccagtccttgaaaatgtctagtgcttcatgaacgaattttgcattttcaatctgaatgaaaaaaaaaccgacaaccaaatagcccacattactcttcacagctataaaaaataaaggaatatcatatgttgttgttttgtatgttgcatctaacaaacaactacccccatacttcttcaaaagatctctctgccaactgctctgatagcaaaaaagtaatggtttcacttctccattggctcctgtacaatgtctataataaatcatgtgattgttcgagtctttgtgccactcatcaacctgattctgcagtctagtctcgtcaaacaatactttatttgtaccataaagggtccgataaatgtgactaaatagttttctctgtggggtaaaaggtagtattcatttgacctggcatgtgtgtcccagtgaaattgatTTCAACAAATCTGTCTAGATCCAACTTAATGACAGAGATGTCATGCCACTGAGTACTAAGTTTTTGATTTCCTTTACAAGTGAAGGATGTATGTACCCACTTGCTTCAACACTTTCAGTAGCATGTGTGTGTGCACTTGCTGGGGGAGCAGTCAAATAATAACATAGATAGCTCTTAGGCGGGCATGGCAATGCCAAATCTTTCTGTAGACTTGCAAGAACCTGTAAGACAAAAATGtatcaattatttaattaagagcatTAAAAACAATAGATTTTAAAGTATACAGTCAACtgatcatgtaaaattttctccaagcagaacccaaactggatacttacttttgccttggtatccctgtgttcagtttctgagtgcatactgtaatcaggatacaccgttatacacttcatatttaaagttgCCGGGCAGTTGGATTTTCTAGTATCCACGATCCTCAATCTCTTACGAGGAGTCACATGGTCTTCCTAAAGAGGGTAAAGaactactataaaatttatttaataaactttccctgtaacgaacttgttttatggaaagtaagtatatcttaacacagcatgatattaccaagtgctcaggtacactagactctttacttttatagtattttggccccaaaacacagtgcctcgaccacacactctccaatgcaaatgcacaaccaaaaaaggggatagggacatgtccctgcatttgcttgaagaaatgctttgttttacctggaacagttaatatatttctcacagacaaaaaaacattgttattgttaaataattcacatatgttattgttaattaactaaatacaatgtgagaaaacatttcattcatttgacaGGTATTGTCAAAGTTCTGAACTGATGGAAGCAGATTGTCTATCTACTTTACATAGTACTGGAGCAAAATTTCGCAGGATGTCACACCTATTGTATCTAGCAAAGAAATGGAAGTGTCTGCCATGAGCAATGAGGATACCATACTGATTTCGGGCAACTGAAGTGctttattgtggttccaataaatgtggaattaatattctttgtaaacaaaggagatgtgaagaacacttatgtagaaaaatgtaattactataaatgtggaattacaaaaaataaacttaactAGGAGACAATAAAGCTAAAAGTGCCTGTCAGTAGGTTCAATGAGCTGACTACTGTTTTACATATCAACACCACAATTATCGAAAACCACAGAAACCATTTCAACATGAACACAGCAGTatagattcattaaaattatttgttagttggCATCTGTCACTTGTTGCTTAAGTGTTGGCACACCGGCTGCTGCTGTATTATAGGCAACAAACAGAGCAGGTCACTCAGCAAGTGctgttcaatttaattttcatgttaaaaaaagtaggtttagctcagtagaggcagagcacaggttgggattacgaaaggatgggagaCGTATACATGTAACTCTGGACAGTTTTGGAAGTGGCCATTATGAAATAACATGAATATGACATGCTCTGCTGACAACTGGTTTTGGAGTGACCAATGGCATAACTGTGGCAGATACGACATTTTATAGCCCAGAATTTAAACTCATTTGATAACCTAACCATAACATGATGTGCAATATATCCTAGAAAATGGCATTCAGCATTCTACAGAAGAACTGTTAATCGTACTTTGTTCACAACAATTAATACACTGACCACGGGCAGTCGCAGCAGAGCCTCACACCTAATGCTGTTGCCTGGCCTGGCTTGATGGTGAAACATCCGACACCAAGCATGTGGCAGGAAACTAGCTGAAGCTATTCTTTATAAGCAAACTAAAGggggaaaaaaaattgtatttcaatgctaaaagcaaactaatttcttcctttcattaattatggcaccagaaactgtcctcacacaagctgcatggactgccaaattaccaactaatgagcagtcctggtttgtattcagttacaggttataggtgacaagctgatttcaaatgaaataatgatatgaagaagaaatataaggaattaaaaagtaaatacaatgtcgaaaatgacacagcagagtgttagaaataaaactgcatccaaacctattaactaaataaaaataatgaagtaattttgataatattttggtataaaaaatatgaaagaatctgtcaagactcaaatccacaactttatatggatcaggaatgtttcttatccgttgcactatgccaccactctacattacactaatgtaagattatttggtcccaacgatcatgtgctaccttcaaccagatcagcctttcacattatgttacgacgtgaaagctagctctagcaccataaagatattgtaaggatacgtagttatgcctactgtctgaaaatgttgtttaaggccaatcttgttgaaggcagcaaatgattgcatggcgttcaaacacatcaagaaaggaagtcagacaagaaaatggaagtggattgatcagctgttgtggcagtcaggaaatggcgaacagagatagtttggacctgacgcattcagcactctggaggaaaccagctccgacaggaattgtcgaccGACTAATAATTTTAACCAGCGTATTATCAAATGCAAGTGTGTAAAAATTActgagtgtatggctgtgaaaatggataaatgacaaacaagtcaacacagaggaaaataattaatacaattctgccTTGCATATCAGAACAACTATTAACAATATCAAAAACAGTCAATTCCATCAATTGTTAGTGCAGCTTAGAAAGAAATGTCCATTTAAAGTAGCCTATATATACTATCCCTAATTCCAGCAAACTGAGTTCTTCCTTCAAGTATACATATATGAACTAaaatggtaaaccacagaaagtaattaatgcagcagttcacttacttttcataACATCTGAAGAAGGCTCTTTAAAACGACTACTTCTAACGCAGTATGAAAACCCCACAGTTTTCAGCTGATCGAGAAGTGTTTCCACCTGAGAATAAAGTGACCAGTAGCATAAACTGAGGGTAACTACACTTATGGTTAACTGGGAAACATGAATGAAGAGGGAAATTTTAGGctttacaaaattcagttatttaatgtaCACAGCCTTTCATCACATCTGATGTTTTTGACAGCTGAAGTAAGTAAGTGTTATGTTATTAATCATGGATGAGTTAGCAAAATTGGGAGTTCATTTGTTTGCTGTTTTGCTTTTATTCCATTGTTATTCACTGACcacaaattatgttactgttgacttcagttaaaattgtgatcataaaatgttctttcagttgtgattatgatgatgagaaatattttccaAGTGCACATGAAGTTTAATGACCTAGTTTTGGGGTTAACTGATCAGTGCTTCAGTTAACCTCATTTCAAGCACGCCTTATGTCAACAAAAGCTTTATTAAGCATAATAATTATGCATACTATGAATTCCAGGTTGTATATACTAACAATAAGACAATCACCAATCAAAACTATCCAGTACAACTGATGAAAGTTGAAACTGGTTAATACATCCAtgaaaaattttttgtaaaaattacaaaatgatttctctcctacaattgaaaaatatcagttttcggctgtcaaactcttaacaaaagtggaagaaagaccTCTGACTACATTACTTCAATACAACGTCCATTAAGCTTAATCACAAAATCTGCAAGCATCTTGGCACATTAATTTGCAAAGGGATTGAAATCTGTGACAAAGACCTGGGAAAGAGAGCACGATACGACGAATTGCTCACAGAATTCGTGAAACTTCCATTACGTACATGAGACACTCCCCTCAAGGACCACAACTTATGATTCTGCATAatcatcatatgaaaaaaaaacagcataattttgCATACTCTGCCACATCATACAAGCCATAAGCTATGACTTCTTGTCTTGAAGTCTTACTTAAGTTATTGTATGATACAGGAAATTATCTAATGACAAATAGAGCAAAATCAATCACGATCTGGTCTGGTTAGCCAGAATTCCtccttatcaccaacagaaataatacagcacttttaaggcttatttgactgatacactccaaacttaaaaataatttgccatctatttctactattggtattcctgacaaggttatagatgcagacctcaacatttctcctcctcGAGAAGTCAACACTATCCAGTAGAAGAACTAAGATAATATCTCCAGAAGACATTTTGCCTCATCCCAAGTCCTATGTTGTGAgacgaaaaactaagaaaaataaataaatgacttaataACTCACTCCCATCATCATTATCTCCAGTAAAAGCCAGatcaatagaagaaattaaaataaaatctagcagGGCAATAAGAAGAGTGTAGATGTGAAAGAACACCTGTAAGAGAAGTTTAACTCTGAGGGCTTCAAAGTGTCATAACGTTCTATACTCTATGAGGACCCATATTCACCAACGAGTATTTCTAAAGACTAAAACAGCttacattatcatcaaaatttcagtgtgctgctgagaaaattttagatcctgACAG
This sequence is a window from Schistocerca nitens isolate TAMUIC-IGC-003100 chromosome 11, iqSchNite1.1, whole genome shotgun sequence. Protein-coding genes within it:
- the LOC126213497 gene encoding uncharacterized protein LOC126213497 yields the protein MKSKTKHFFKQMQGHVPIPFFGCAFALESVWSRHCVLGPKYYKSKESSVPEHLEDHVTPRKRLRIVDTRKSNCPATLNMKCITVYPDYSMHSETEHRDTKAKVLASLQKDLALPCPPKSYLCYYLTAPPASAHTHATESVEASGYIHPSLVKEIKNLVLSGMTSLSLSWI